From one Streptomyces sp. N50 genomic stretch:
- a CDS encoding S8 family peptidase has product MARTRTRRLRRAGGLTAVTTIVVLSAITLPAHAAPEGTILGAGEPGSVSGSYLVTLKGGTAAPSAAGKGLATKYGAKISHTYDTALNGYAIKANERQARLLAADARVASVAQDTRVTLDSSSRSASRVQRNPPSWGLDRLDQASLPLSKSYTSPGSGGSGVTVYVIDTGIRITHQDFGGRASYGWDFADNDATAQDGNGHGTHVAGTIAGTMYGVAKKAKVVAVRVLDNAGAGTTSQVIAGIDWVTRHAHKPAVANLSLGGIHNAQLDAAVRNSIAAGVTYTVAAGNDGLSAGLYSPADVKEAITVGATDKADARAAFSNFGPAVDLFAPGVSITSSSYASDTGKATFSGTSMASPHAAGAAAVYLAGHPRATPAQVSAALVSGAVSGKVSGAGLGSPDKLLQVPRS; this is encoded by the coding sequence ATGGCACGGACGCGCACGCGGCGTCTGCGCCGGGCGGGGGGCCTGACCGCGGTCACCACCATCGTGGTGCTTTCGGCCATCACCCTGCCCGCGCACGCCGCACCGGAGGGGACCATACTCGGCGCCGGTGAACCCGGTTCCGTCAGCGGCAGTTACCTGGTGACGCTGAAGGGGGGAACAGCGGCTCCGTCGGCCGCAGGCAAGGGCCTCGCCACGAAGTACGGGGCGAAAATAAGCCACACCTACGACACCGCCCTGAACGGCTACGCCATCAAGGCCAACGAGAGACAGGCCAGACTCCTCGCGGCGGACGCCCGGGTCGCCTCGGTCGCCCAGGACACCCGCGTCACCCTGGACAGCAGCAGCCGTAGCGCCTCCCGTGTCCAGCGCAATCCGCCGTCCTGGGGGCTCGACCGGCTCGACCAGGCGAGCCTGCCGCTGAGCAAGAGCTACACCTCGCCGGGGTCCGGGGGCAGTGGCGTGACGGTGTACGTGATCGACACCGGCATCCGGATCACCCACCAGGACTTCGGCGGCCGGGCGAGCTACGGCTGGGACTTCGCCGACAACGACGCCACCGCCCAGGACGGCAACGGCCACGGCACCCATGTCGCGGGAACGATCGCCGGCACCATGTACGGCGTCGCCAAGAAGGCCAAGGTCGTCGCCGTACGGGTCCTCGACAACGCGGGAGCCGGTACGACCTCGCAGGTCATCGCCGGTATCGACTGGGTCACCCGGCACGCGCACAAGCCCGCGGTCGCCAACCTCAGCCTCGGCGGCATCCACAACGCCCAGCTGGACGCGGCCGTACGCAACTCGATCGCCGCCGGTGTCACGTACACGGTCGCGGCGGGCAACGACGGGCTGTCGGCCGGCCTGTACTCCCCCGCGGACGTCAAGGAGGCCATCACGGTCGGCGCCACCGACAAGGCGGACGCCCGGGCGGCCTTCTCGAACTTCGGCCCGGCCGTCGATCTGTTCGCCCCGGGCGTCTCGATCACCTCCTCGTCGTACGCGAGCGACACGGGGAAGGCGACCTTCTCCGGTACGTCGATGGCGTCGCCCCACGCGGCCGGCGCGGCGGCCGTCTATCTCGCCGGCCACCCGCGTGCCACCCCGGCACAGGTCTCCGCGGCTCTTGTCTCGGGGGCGGTTTCCGGGAAGGTGTCCGGCGCTGGGCTCGGTTCGCCGGACAAACTTCTGCAAGTACCGCGGTCGTAG
- a CDS encoding glycosyltransferase family 1 protein, whose amino-acid sequence MKAIRRFTVRPVLPEPLRPLSDLARNLRWSWHADTRDLFQSVDPERWTASERDPVRLLGSVSAERLAELAEDSRFLRRLTEVAGDLADYVGGDRWYQTQAAERELPAAVAYFSPEFGVTAALPQYSGGLGILAGDHLKSASDLGVPLIGVGLLYRHGYFRQSLSRDGWQQEHYPVLDPNELPVALLREEDGSPAQVSLALPGGRSLRARVWLAQVGRVPLLMLDSDVEENDLGERSVTDVLYGGGSEHRLLQEMLLGIGGVRAVRTYCRLTGHPEPEVFHTNEGHAGFLGLERIAELCDAGLDFDAGLEAVRAGTVFTTHTPVPAGIDRFDRELVARHFGSEAELPRLDVQHILNLGMETYPGGEPNLFNMAVMGLRLGQRANGVSLLHGQVSREMFSGLWPGFDAEEVPITSVTNGVHAPTWVAPEVLRLGARQIGATRTEDALTVGGSDRWDAVAEIPDQDIWELRRDLREQLVVEVRERLRASWRQRGAGSAELGWIDGVLDPDVLTIGFARRVPSYKRLTLMLRDRDRLMDLLLHPDHPIQIVVAGKAHPADDGGKRLVQELVKFADDPRVRHRIVFLPDYGMAMAQKLYPGCDIWLNNPLRPLEACGTSGMKAALNGCLNLSVLDGWWDEWFQPDFGWAIPTADGTGTDPDHRDDVEAAALYDLLEQRVTPRFYERGQDGLPDRWIEMVRQTLTLLGPKVLAGRMVREYVERLYGPAAHAHRAMTPDAARELAAWKGRVRSAWHGVTVDHVETSAATATAELGTTLNLRVRVGLAGLAPDDVEVQAVSGRVDPEDRIGDATTVPLKPAGGPDAEGHWLYEGPLALDRTGPYGYTVRILPAHRLLASSAELGLVAVPSEDGVEGAGVLMR is encoded by the coding sequence GTGAAGGCGATCCGTCGATTCACCGTCCGTCCCGTTCTCCCCGAACCCCTCCGACCTCTCAGTGATCTGGCGCGCAATCTGCGCTGGTCCTGGCACGCCGACACCCGCGATCTCTTCCAGTCCGTCGATCCCGAGCGGTGGACCGCCTCGGAACGCGATCCCGTACGACTCCTCGGCAGCGTCTCCGCCGAGCGGCTCGCGGAGCTGGCCGAGGACAGCCGTTTCCTGCGCCGGCTCACCGAGGTCGCGGGAGACCTCGCCGACTACGTGGGCGGTGACCGCTGGTACCAGACCCAGGCCGCCGAACGTGAACTCCCCGCCGCCGTCGCCTACTTCTCACCCGAGTTCGGTGTGACGGCCGCCCTGCCGCAGTACTCCGGCGGCCTCGGCATTCTCGCGGGCGACCATCTGAAATCGGCCAGCGATCTCGGCGTACCGCTGATCGGCGTCGGACTCCTGTACCGGCACGGCTACTTCCGCCAGTCGCTGTCCCGGGACGGCTGGCAGCAGGAGCACTATCCCGTCCTCGACCCCAACGAACTCCCGGTCGCGCTGCTGCGGGAGGAGGACGGCTCCCCGGCCCAGGTCTCCCTTGCGCTGCCTGGCGGCCGTTCGCTGCGCGCCCGCGTCTGGCTGGCCCAGGTCGGCCGGGTACCGCTGCTGATGCTCGACTCCGACGTCGAGGAGAACGACCTCGGCGAACGCAGCGTGACCGACGTCCTCTACGGCGGCGGCAGTGAACACCGGCTGCTGCAGGAGATGTTGCTCGGTATAGGGGGTGTGCGGGCGGTCCGGACGTACTGCCGCCTCACCGGTCACCCCGAGCCCGAGGTGTTCCACACGAACGAGGGACACGCGGGCTTCCTCGGCCTGGAGCGGATCGCCGAACTCTGCGACGCGGGGCTGGACTTCGACGCCGGCCTGGAGGCGGTGCGGGCCGGCACGGTCTTCACCACGCACACCCCGGTACCGGCCGGAATCGACCGTTTCGACCGGGAGTTGGTGGCCCGGCACTTCGGTTCCGAGGCCGAACTCCCGCGCCTGGACGTCCAGCACATCCTGAACCTCGGCATGGAGACCTACCCGGGCGGCGAACCCAACCTCTTCAACATGGCCGTGATGGGCCTGCGCCTGGGCCAACGGGCCAACGGCGTCTCCCTGTTGCACGGTCAGGTGAGCCGCGAGATGTTCTCCGGACTCTGGCCCGGGTTCGACGCCGAGGAGGTGCCGATCACCTCCGTGACCAACGGGGTGCACGCGCCGACCTGGGTCGCCCCCGAGGTGCTCCGGCTCGGGGCGCGGCAGATCGGCGCGACCCGCACCGAGGACGCGCTGACGGTGGGCGGTTCGGACCGCTGGGACGCGGTCGCGGAGATCCCGGACCAGGACATCTGGGAGCTGCGCCGCGATCTGCGTGAGCAGTTGGTGGTGGAGGTACGGGAGCGGTTGCGCGCCTCCTGGCGTCAACGCGGCGCGGGATCAGCCGAGTTGGGCTGGATCGACGGTGTCCTCGACCCCGACGTCCTCACGATCGGATTCGCGCGCCGCGTCCCGTCGTACAAGCGCCTGACGCTGATGCTGCGTGACCGGGACCGGCTGATGGATCTGCTTCTGCACCCGGACCACCCCATCCAGATCGTGGTGGCGGGCAAGGCGCACCCGGCGGACGACGGCGGCAAGCGCCTCGTCCAGGAGCTGGTGAAGTTCGCGGACGATCCGCGGGTCCGGCACCGCATCGTCTTCCTCCCCGACTACGGCATGGCGATGGCGCAGAAGCTGTACCCCGGCTGCGACATCTGGCTCAACAACCCGCTGCGCCCGCTGGAGGCGTGCGGCACGAGCGGGATGAAGGCGGCGCTGAACGGCTGCCTCAACCTCTCGGTGCTGGACGGCTGGTGGGACGAGTGGTTCCAGCCGGACTTCGGTTGGGCGATCCCCACGGCGGACGGTACGGGCACGGATCCCGATCACCGGGACGATGTGGAGGCCGCGGCGCTGTACGACCTCCTGGAGCAGCGCGTCACCCCGCGTTTCTACGAACGCGGCCAGGACGGGTTGCCGGACCGGTGGATCGAGATGGTGCGCCAGACGCTGACGTTGCTCGGGCCGAAGGTGCTTGCCGGGCGCATGGTGCGTGAGTACGTGGAGCGGCTTTACGGACCGGCCGCGCATGCCCATCGCGCGATGACCCCGGACGCGGCTCGTGAACTTGCCGCGTGGAAGGGGCGGGTGCGTTCCGCTTGGCACGGGGTGACCGTCGACCATGTGGAGACGTCTGCGGCTACGGCCACGGCGGAGCTGGGTACGACGCTCAATCTCCGGGTGCGGGTGGGGTTGGCGGGGCTTGCTCCGGATGATGTGGAAGTGCAGGCGGTTTCGGGGCGGGTGGATCCGGAGGACCGGATCGGGGATGCGACGACGGTTCCCTTGAAGCCGGCGGGGGGGCCGGATGCGGAGGGGCACTGGTTGTACGAGGGGCCGCTTGCCCTTGATCGCACCGGGCCCTATGGGTACACCGTGCGGATCCTGCCTGCGCACCGACTTCTCGCGTCCAGTGCGGAGTTGGGGTTGGTGGCGGTGCCCTCCGAGGACGGGGTGGAGGGTGCAGGGGTGTTGATGCGGTAG